The DNA segment AACTGGTGTGCCGCCTGTACAAAGTAGCGGCCGTCGGTCCAGAGCCTGGAAAAGTCCTTCGTAACCACCATGGTTCCCGCAGAACCTGTGAAGCCGGAGAGGAATTCCCGGCACTTAAAATACGCCTCCACGTCCTCGGAATCATGGAAATCCGAGGACGGGACGTAATACGCATCCATGCCGTGCGTCTCCATCTGCTCCCTGAGCTTTCTCAGTCTTTCGTTTGCCATTATTTTGTTACCCCCGTTTCTATACCTTTTTCTTCTATAAAGATGCTGGGCCAAAAGGTGGTTTGACCCAGCATATCTTCTATAATTAAAGCAGCGGGATTCCCGCCTCCTTTGCTGCCTTCATAACCTCTTCCGGCCATATGGACGCCTGGATCTCGCCGATATGGGCTTTTCTTAAGAAAAACATACAAATTCTGGACTGGCCGATGCCGCCGCCGATGGTAAGCGGAAGCTCCCCGTTTAAGAGCGCCTTGTGGAAGTCCAGTTCCATCCGCTCTTCACAGCCGGCCGCCTTTAGCTGGCGGCGCAAAGATTCTTCGTCCACGCGGATACCCATGGAGCTGATCTCAAAGGCACTGTCAAGAACCGGATAGTAGACGATGATATCTCCGTTTAACTTCCAGTCGTCGTAGTCCGGCGCCCGTCCGTCGTGTGGTTCCCCAGATCTCAGCTTATCACCGATCTGCTCGATGAATACGGCCTTATGGAGCTTCGCAATCCTGTTCTCCCGCTCCTTCGGCGTGCAGTCGGGATACATGTCTTCCAGCTCCTGCGACGTGATGAATTCAATGTGATCCGGAAGCACGCGCCCTATGTAGTCGTACTCATATGCCATGTAGTCCTCGGTGACTTTTAAGGCCTTGTAAACCGCTTTCACCGTGTTCTCAAGCGTCTCCCGGTTCCTCTCTTCTCTGGTGATGATCTTTTCCCAGTCCCACTGATCCACATAGATGGAGTGGAGGTTGTCGGTGTCTTCGTCCCTGCGTACTGCGTTCATGTCCGTATATAGCCCTTCTCCCGGAACAAAACCGTACTTCTTTAACGCGTACCGTTTCCATTTTGCGAGAGAATGGACGATCTCCGCCTGACGGCTTCCTTCCTTGATATCAAATCCCACCGGCCGCTCCACGCCGTTTAAGTTGTCGTTGAGGCCAGACTCCGGAGTGACAAAAAGCGGCGCCGAAACACGCGTCAGATTTAACTGTCTTGTCAGCTCTTTCTGAAAAAAATCTTTGACAATTTTGATTGCAGTCTGGGTTTCCCGAAGATCAATTTTGGGCTCATACCCTGCCGGAACGTAAAATTTCATGTCAGATCCCACCTTTCTATTTAATAATTAGACAACTATACCACTTTTCCTTTTAAATGTAAACAGGAATTTTTCCAGTGGGATTTCATATGGTAATAGTGATAAGAACCTGATACAGGAGATGCCATGCCAATGTATATTCCCGTAACCGGGACGCTGACCCGCATAAGCTGGCCCGAAGGCAGCCGGGCCTCCATGGGCTGTACCATGACGCTCACGCTCCAGACCGGGGATCAGGGGATCGTGAACTTCACCCTGCCCTCCTCGGCCTATGTGCTGAACGCCAGGCAGTTTGCCGTCGGCGACCGGATCACCTGCTTTTACGAAAACAATGTCGCAGTCCCGCTCATTTACCCGCCCCTTTACCGGGCCGTTGCCGCCGCACATACGCCAGCCGGGACGACTGCCGTCCTGGACACCTTTAACAATCAGCTCACCAATTCTGATGGGACGATCCGCTTAAACATGTCCTCCAAAACCACTAAGACTGTCCTTCCAAACGGCCAGCTTTTCGTCGGCTATCTGGCAGGAAAGACGCTGCTCGTCCTCTATACCTCCTCGACGCGCAGCATTCCGGCCCAGACGACGCCGGAACAGATCGTCGTGTTCTGCCAGGATATGCAGGACACATAACCGAACCGCAGACGCGGACGGCGCGTCCATGCCGCCGGGCAGGGGAACATTTCCCTGCCCGATCATCGTACACGGCCGCATTCCATGTTTTTGCGCTGAAAAAAGGCCCTGGTCTTTTTTGACCGATGGGCCTTTCTTTTATGACTGTCCGATGAGGTCGAGGATCTGGCGGATGTTCTTTTTCCCAAAGCTTGGCTGTTTCCCGTTTATCAGAAGGCAGGGGACGCTCATGACCTGGTATTTATCTTTATACGCCGGGAAATGGTTCAAGTCGTAGACCTCTGCCGTCACAGACTGGCGTTCCGCAGCAATCCGCTGGGCGGCCGTCACAAGCTCCGGGCACATGGTGCAGGATAAAGACACCAGGATTTTCATATCCACCGGCGTTTCCATGGCGGCAATCCGCTCCCGCACGTCTTCGTCGATGGCCTGTCCCGGCCCGGCCGCGTTGTAGAGGCCGAGGATAAACGACGTAAATTCGTGACCGCCGGGAACGCCGTGAAAGGCGAGCCCCGTCTCGCTTCCGTCCTGTTTGCAGATGCTTACGCAGGGCGCCTCCGCGCCGTCCTCCATGTGGACTTCCACGGAAAGCTTATCCGTAAGGCCGGCCAGGGCTTCCATATATTCCTTAAGCTCCTCCGATACCGGGCGGCCATCGAGGAACAGCTTTAAAACCAGCGGCTGTGCCATTTTTTCAAAAACCGTATGGAGCTGGGACAGCATTTCTTCCGAAAACAGGCCTTCCTGCTGTTTTCCTTCTTTTTCTTCTTGTTCCTTTTGAACTTTGGGAAGCCGCGTTACCGGCTGCTTCGGCCGCAGGCCGGTCTTCTTCTGGAGGCCTGCCGCATACCGCTCCAGCTCCGTGGCCGCAACGGCGCCGTCTCCCACGGCCGTCACCACCTGGCGCAGGTTTTTCACACAGATATCGCCGGCGGCGTACAGCCCGTCCACACTCGTCTTCTGTCCCCGGTCTGTGATCACATAGCCGTGCTCATCCAATTCGGCCAGCCCCTTCACAAGCTCCGTGGCCGGCTCATAGCCTGCAAACACGAAAATGCCGAAGGTCTCGCCTTCCGGCGGCCGGTACTCCGTGACCTCGCCGGTGATGCGGTTTTTATAGCGGAGAAGCCGCAGGGCCGAATCGCCGTCGGCCTCCACCACCTCGGTGTTGGTGAGAATCGTGATTTTTTCGTTGTTTCTCGCCGGGTCTGCCGACGCCTTCGCACAGGTGAAATCTTCTCCGCGGATCAGGATTGTCACATGCCTCGCATATTTCGTCAGGAACACGCTCTCTTCCGCCGCGGCAAAGCCGCCGCCGACCACAAATACGTCCATGCCCGTGAAAAACTCGCCGTCACATGTGGCACAGTAGGCGACGCCGTGGCCGCGGAACTCTTTTTCGCCCCGGAATCCCACCATCCTGGGATGGGCACCGGACGCCAGAAGGACGCCGAAGCAGGAAAGCGTCCCGCGGCTTGTCTCCACGGATTTGATGTCCCCCTCCATGGAGAGGCCTGTGACCTCCGCCGAAAGGAACTCCGCGCCGAAGGCCTGCGCCTGCCGCCTCATGGTTTCCGTCAGCTCTGCGCCGTTCGTCGCCCCGACGCCGGGATAATTGACGACCTCCGAGGTAATCGTAATCTGCCCGCCGAACCGCTCCTTCTCCACGACGACAACACGGTAGCGGGCCCTCGCCAGGTACAGCGCGGCAGTCAGCCCTGCCGGGCCGCCGCCGATCACCACTGCGTCGTAGAGGTTTTCCATCTTTGCCCCTTCCATAGGCTTATAACTGCCCCACCAGGTCAAGGCTCGGTTTTAACGTCTTCTCGCCCGGTTTCCACTTGGCCGGGCAAACCTCGTCGCCGTGCTCATGGACGAACTGGCTGGCCTGGAGCCTGCGGAACAGCTCGTCGGCGTTGCGCCCCACGTTGCCTGCCGTCACCTCATACGCTACGATCTTTCCCTCCGGATTCACAATGAAGCTTCCCCGCTCCGACATGCCGTCGGCCTCAATATAAACCTCAAAATCTTTGGAAAGCGCATGGGTCGGATCGGCTAACATCGGGAATTTCAGCTTTTTGATCCTGTCGGAGACATCGTGCCATGCCTTGTGGACGAAATGGGAATCGCAGGACACGGAGTAGATTTCACAGCCTGCTGCCTGGAATTCTTCATATTTATCAGCCAGATCCTCTAACTCCGTCGGGCACACAAAGGTGAAATCGGCCGGGTAGAAAAAGAATACGCTCCATTTTCCGAGGATATCGCTCTTTGTCACAGTCTGAAAGGCGCCGTCTTGAAAGGCCTGTACGGTAAAATCACTGACTTCTTTGTTAATCATGGACATGCTTGGTTCCTCCTTAAATGATATCTTCCTGTTTTTGAGTTAGTTAATTCTAACTTGTGTGTTATCATACCATCTGACAGGAAGAAAAGTCAAGAAATGATATTGATAATTTTTATTATTATCATCAGCAAGTCCATATTTTATGCATGGTAATTTTTAACATTCCTGCAAAAAAGTTTTTAAAATACGGCAAAAGGGAGTGTCGCAAAATCATCAAAATAGATGATTGAGCGGCACTTCTGCTTGTTACAGCAAAAAATCCGGCGCTCCCTATGGTTTCAGAGCAGATCGCCGGATTTTTGCCGTACTTTAATAAAACCTTTCGGTTTTATGATTTTTCTATGCAGTTTTTACTTCAAACAGATGGCTTCCTGTCCGGCCATTTTGGATCTTAGCATGCAATTTATTCAGATTATACCCCAGGCACAGCAGTAGGNNNNNNNNNNNNNNNNNNNNNNNNNNNNNNNNNNNNNNNNNNNNNNNNNNNNNNNNNNNNNNNNNNNNNNNNNNNNNNNNNNNNNNNNNNNNNNNNNNNNNNNNNNNNNNNNNNNNNNNNNNNNNNNNNNNNNNNNNNNNNNNNNNNNNNNNNNNNNNNNNNNNNNNNNNNNNNNNNNNNNNNNNNNNNNNNNNNNNNNNNNNNNNNNNNNNNNNNNNNNNNNNNNNNNNNNNNNNNNNNNNNNNNNNNNNNNNNNNNNNNNNNNNNNNNNNNNNNNNNNNNNNNNNNNNNNNNNNNNNNNNNNNNNNNNNNNNNNNNNNNNNNNNNNNNNNNCAGGTGTAGGTGTCTGTCTCTTCCTTATACGCCATATTTTCCCGTTTGCTGATGTCTTTCTTAAATCTTCTCTTTTTACATTTTTCGTAGGTCTGCGGTTTGATGTAAGGGATCTGACCCTGGCTTTTCAGATATTCATAAGCCTCTTCGCTTTCATACCCCGAATCCGCAGTCACACTGGGATATCGAAATCCCAGGTTCACTTCCATGTTTTTCAGAAACGGCACCAGTGTCCATACATCATTCCGATCCTGAAAAATCCCAGCTGCCACAATGTATTCGCTGTCCACTGCGATCTGGACGTTATATCCAGGTTTCAGCTGGGCATTCCTCATATGATCATCCTTCATGTGCATAAAAGTGGCATCCGGATCCGTCTTGCAGTAGTTATTCCGGCCCTGGAAACTAGCTGTATGCCAGTCATAGATNNNNNNN comes from the Eubacteriaceae bacterium Marseille-Q4139 genome and includes:
- a CDS encoding aspartate--ammonia ligase, coding for MKFYVPAGYEPKIDLRETQTAIKIVKDFFQKELTRQLNLTRVSAPLFVTPESGLNDNLNGVERPVGFDIKEGSRQAEIVHSLAKWKRYALKKYGFVPGEGLYTDMNAVRRDEDTDNLHSIYVDQWDWEKIITREERNRETLENTVKAVYKALKVTEDYMAYEYDYIGRVLPDHIEFITSQELEDMYPDCTPKERENRIAKLHKAVFIEQIGDKLRSGEPHDGRAPDYDDWKLNGDIIVYYPVLDSAFEISSMGIRVDEESLRRQLKAAGCEERMELDFHKALLNGELPLTIGGGIGQSRICMFFLRKAHIGEIQASIWPEEVMKAAKEAGIPLL
- the ahpC gene encoding peroxiredoxin, whose product is MSMINKEVSDFTVQAFQDGAFQTVTKSDILGKWSVFFFYPADFTFVCPTELEDLADKYEEFQAAGCEIYSVSCDSHFVHKAWHDVSDRIKKLKFPMLADPTHALSKDFEVYIEADGMSERGSFIVNPEGKIVAYEVTAGNVGRNADELFRRLQASQFVHEHGDEVCPAKWKPGEKTLKPSLDLVGQL
- a CDS encoding FAD-dependent oxidoreductase, whose amino-acid sequence is MEGAKMENLYDAVVIGGGPAGLTAALYLARARYRVVVVEKERFGGQITITSEVVNYPGVGATNGAELTETMRRQAQAFGAEFLSAEVTGLSMEGDIKSVETSRGTLSCFGVLLASGAHPRMVGFRGEKEFRGHGVAYCATCDGEFFTGMDVFVVGGGFAAAEESVFLTKYARHVTILIRGEDFTCAKASADPARNNEKITILTNTEVVEADGDSALRLLRYKNRITGEVTEYRPPEGETFGIFVFAGYEPATELVKGLAELDEHGYVITDRGQKTSVDGLYAAGDICVKNLRQVVTAVGDGAVAATELERYAAGLQKKTGLRPKQPVTRLPKVQKEQEEKEGKQQEGLFSEEMLSQLHTVFEKMAQPLVLKLFLDGRPVSEELKEYMEALAGLTDKLSVEVHMEDGAEAPCVSICKQDGSETGLAFHGVPGGHEFTSFILGLYNAAGPGQAIDEDVRERIAAMETPVDMKILVSLSCTMCPELVTAAQRIAAERQSVTAEVYDLNHFPAYKDKYQVMSVPCLLINGKQPSFGKKNIRQILDLIGQS